TGCAGCTAGTCAGATttcaggggcaggagcagagctgttgCAGGGTGTGAGCCAGCCCTGGGAAATCAGAGCGTGCTGCCTTGCCCTAcaggctgagctggggctgcagcaccaGCTGGAGGACCAAAGCCACAGGGGGGATCCTtacagcagcccctcccccaggcagtGAGCTTACCCCAAGTCATGCTGGTCGTCTCCCAAGGCTACTGGCAGGATGGGGCTGGCCCCGAGTTGCTGCAGCCGCTTGTGCAGCTTCTTCGCAACAAAATTAAACCTGGGCCAAGAAGAATCAGAGACACAgacacagtggggggggggctttacCATTGGGAGCCCGCAatcccactgctgctggggcagcgaagcagtggggctggttcctgccccagcccccccacaaaCCTGATAGCCCATGGCCCTGGTTGCTCGGCCCCACATCCACGTTTCTGACCTGTTGCCGAGCCGACACGACTGACTGAATTCCCCCAGTCGAGGGGGACGGACCGGTGCGCAGCACGTCCCCAGGATCTGACTTGCTcccagggaggggctggctggttttcaaggatttttttaatgtcaaTACAAAAGAATCTCCCACCCTCCGATCAGCCTTTGAATGCACAGAAAACAGGCTCTCGCTCCCATGCACAGCTCCTTCCCCACATTTCTCCTGCCTGCACACAGGTCCCGCAGGAGAgagcctctgggctccagccacaCCTCTGCTGCTGGGAATTAGAAGGGAAGCACGGCATGGGCTGCCCTCTCCCTGGGTGTGCTGTGCAGCTGACACACAGCACAGGCTGCCTTCTCCTCAGGCGCACCACTTGTCCCCCCCACAGCACGGGCTGCCCTCTCTCCGGGCACATCACTTGCCCGACACAGGCTGCCCTCTCCTCGGTGTCCTACAGACCCAGCAAAGCGTGCGACCCGCTAGTGACTTTGAGCTTTTCTAATAAGACTTTTTTAAAGCATCACCGGTTGATTTACACAAAGGGTCTCAGAACAGCTCTCTTCACCCCAAAGCACTCAGTGCTGGGAAGGGAATGATCAACACCTTTCAGCAGGCCTGGATGGGAACTCAGTGTGTAATACAGCAAAGGGGCCGTGGGACAAGCCACTCACTTGGGATAGGAGGAGTCTCCGAGGCCCAGCACGGCATAGTCCATCTGGCAAAGGGAGGCGGGGGGCAGGTTCTTTCGGAAGATAAACCGCCAGAAATTCTACAAGCAAACACAGTCAAGTATCACATGGCTCCAACATGCACCCTTCCCACAGGCtgctctgccctcctgccccGCACTGCCCTGAGGGCCCAATCCGGCTGGGGCGGGGCCGTGATCAACTGGGGTCTCTCTCAGTTGGGCGATCAGTTCAGCGGAGTCCTTGGAGATGCAGAATATGATGAGTTCTCTGGTTTATCCAGCAAACTGACACTAGGAAACAAGCAACAGCCAGCCTTGCCATGGTGTCAGTTGGCAGGGAGCACTCGGCAAGCACAAGGCAAGCCCTGCCTGGCCATGACAGCAGGACAAACCCAGGCCATCATCACTCAGCAAGCTGCTGAGATCGCACCCCCTTCCACATTCATGTCCCAGCAGAAGTAGCGGACGCTTCTCAGCCCCGAAGCCTCCCAAAAGAAAGGCTGGGAGAGGACTATTGTCACATGAGGACCCCAAGGTTCTGCCCTCAATGGGAGGGCACATCCACAGGATAAAGGACAAAGCAGCTCTGAGTACAGGGACTGGGGGGCATCTGTAGCCCCATGATCCCCATCACTGGCTCCCCTCCTGGTCCCCGTAACTCCTCCACTACTCCCTTCAcatccaccctgccctccccaaatCGCTGCAGGCCGGCGCCacgtgctgctgcctgcctgtttAGGAAACAATCGGTTCTCGCAGAAACACAGTCACAGGAGTCAAACCGGGGGTAGAAACAATCACCAAAAAGAAGAGTCGTGGCCAATGGCACATCCTACCTTCATGTTGTCAGGCGGGTCCCCTTGGCCGGTGgttgcacacacaaataccacCAGCAGCTCCTGGATCAGCTGCGCCTGCATGCACAACAAACATGGACACACATGGTTAGGGCCAACAACCTTCAACAGCCACCGGCAAACTGCACAAGACAGTGCACAGCGCCCATCGCCCCACACCCCTGCACAGCCCcagacccacacacacacccccacatagCCACAGTCCTATCCACCGGATCCCCTCTCTCATAGCCAGACCGCACCGCACAGCCCCAGTCCTACACACTGCCCCCCGCACAGCTACAGCCCTCCACACGGCCAGACCCACCCCCACAGTCTGAGCCCCGCACACCATCCCCTGCACAGCCAGACCCCCCCCACAGTCCTAGCCCCGCACACTACCCCCCCCAGCCAGATCCACATACTGACCCCCTGCACAGCCCCAcacagctccagccctgcacAGCCATGCACACCGCCCTCCCACACAACCCCAGcccgccccctgctgccctcccGCACAGGACACCAGCAGGGAGGGCATTCTGGGAATAGGCAGGCAAGTGAGCAGAGGATGGATCCTCCCCACAGCAGGATCTCATCCAGCAGCTTTAACAAAGCCTGGGTTTATGCAGTACAGCCATGTGCTCAGAAGGGCCCGGCGCACTTTGTCAGAGCCTCTCGGCCCACCCAGCACAGCACGAACAGCAGGTTTTAACAAGACCCATTTGTGGTTTTTGCAAGTGGCTTTGTTTTATCTTATGCTGGCCCCAGACACCCCCAGTTTCTGCAGGACACGCTCATGCTCTTCATCCTGTAGAAACTGGCTCTAAGTAAACCCAGGGTGGCACCAATTTGTGCTGACACAGCTAAAGGCATGTTTCACGCCTTCACCAGTTCTTAGTCTTTGCAGCAGCGTAGAGCTTGAGCACCTGCAAGGGGGCTTGGAGGCCAGCGCACAGGCCTTGTCAGAGGGCAGGCAGCTGCCGTGCGGCCGGCGTGCTATCCAGCGCACCCTGAAAGGAACTCAGGGGCAAGGGAAGAACGTagaagctgcacagagctcttctcggCCTCAGCTCTCCGTTTACCCCCATACTCACCACACGGTAACTGTCCAGGGCCTCGACCCGGCAGCGAAAGTGGCGCCGCTTGGCTTCCCTGCCAATTCTCTCAGCTGTATCTTGAGCTGTCCCAGTCTGGCTGCCAAAGAGCACGAGGAGCCTCCGTTCCGCCATCTGAAAGAGACAAAACTACTCAACAGAGCCCAGGGAAGCTGAGCGCTCTCTAATAGCTCAGGGGCACAGTGATGCTGGGAGCCACTCTGGGGAGTCACCGGGAGCTGCAGCAGGATTCTGTTCGGGTGTAGTTCCAGGGAACTGTGCTTCAGCAGATAGCAAATACCAGGGTGTAGAACTGTCTAACGGTTAGAACAAGGCACAAGCAATCAGGGATTCCGGGCTCTAGTCCCAGGCCCGCTGCTGCCTTGCTGGGCAGCCTTGGGCCAGGCATGCCCTctgggctgcagtttgcccatcTGCAAAATACATGTGGAAATAGGTGCCTACCTCATTGGCTGAAAGAAGGGTGCTGAGACTCACTTAACCTTTGAGAGTCTCCAAAGAGAAACACCAAAGGGGGGCAAAGTAGCATGATTACTACTGCCAAGCCCCTCCATAGGTAAAGGGACTTGGCAGCAGCTCCAAAATAAAGGGACTCTGTTGGCTCAAAGTCGAGCTGACTGCAGACAGAAATTTCAAAGTAGTGTCAGTCCCCAGCCAACTGCTGTTGATTTGCAATCCCACTTTCCTAGGCTTTCAAATGTTTCCCACCCCTCGTTGCTGTGTGAAGGACCCACACAAACAGGAGAAGTGACTCGCTGTCTAGAATGGGAACAGTAACACTAGCTAGACACAAAGTGTCACCAACTGTACAAAGATCTGACCAGAGAATTTTCCCTCCCTAATCTCTTTCGGTGCCGGGGATCCTGTGTGCATGGCACTCATGTTGGTAACACATCACAAACCCAGGTCAGACTGAAGCCTGAGgtttaagttgacagtgtcccagGAATGACTACAGGGTGTATCTTGCTTCCAACCAAGGGGAAAGCGAAACTCCCACTAACTCCAGTGGGGACAGTATCGGGcacttatttgcttttttaaaaacgtCTATGGTACCTGCCCATTGCTGTAGTATCAGGGTGCACGGTCATCGGCCAACAGCAGAGTCATCCCCCTATAGCCCCAGGGCCAGACACGTGATTCCAAAAGGGTTAGGGGGCCACAGTCAGCACTTTGGGGCAGACCCTCTGATCCATACCACGCAGCCAGCATTGAGAGCAGAAACACCCGCCAGACCTGCTGGAGATTCCCCTGCTTTGAGGGAGGGGAGTCTCCAGTGGGCATAGAGCCAGTATGTTCCCACATCACCGTTCCCACAGTCCTGCGTGCAGGTGGCATGTTGGGGTTTAGAGGGGCACATCAGAAGTGGAAGGGGCAGTGGCTGTTGCAGGCTGTGCTCCAACCATCCGCAGCCCCAgaactgcagcagggagagagagctagCAGGAGTCCTCTCCCCTGCCATAGCCCCGGGGcagcttgcaccccaaacccttcatccctggccccaccccagagccctccccccccagccagagccctcacccgccccgcacaccaaccctctgccccagccctgagccccctcccacactccaaaccccttggccccacccccacatgaattttgttgtgggcaccaatatggaggtgatgtgtcaacAGGATCATGTcatacatcacctccatattggtgcccataacaaaattcattccgcacatgtgtggtaaaaattagagggaacactggtgtgGGAGCAGGGAGCCATCTGGTGCCCAAGGCTGCCCTAGGCTCAGGCAAAGCCAGtcaaggccctgccctgcccagttctccctggggctcccagcagagaagcAGTTGATTGAGCAGCTGGAGCtactctcttccccccacctcagtGCAGCAGGCAgccgagggagggggggggggcagggtctgctgagcagctgcagcagggaaggggcagcaggttCTCGGAGTGCCCCTGAGGCTTCACGAGAAGCAATGAACCCAATCTCCTCCCCATAGCGATGGGgattgaacccattgcctcttatCCTGCCCACAgtagcaagagagaacaacttttctccatcttttttatggctgcctttcaaatatttgaagactgctttcatgtccccccttaatctccatTTTTCCAAACTAAACGTACCCTGTCCCTTCAGAACTTTGCTCACATGCCcagcattccatccctttgatcatctttgttgcttgcctctggatcctcctcagtttctctacatcctttctatacattggtgaccaaaattggacagtCCTCCAACTGAGACTTAACCAGCACTGAGTAGTACTCTATCATCTCCCGTGACCTGCTCTGTTAAAGCAACCtaaacttgcatttgctttttttgcaacagcattgcactgCTGCctatgttgaggttgtgatccaccaccgctcccagatccttctcagcattgctgctgccaagccagtttcccCACTTTCTGTATaggtgcatttggtttttcttccttaaGTTAGCACctgacatttgtctttgttgaatttcattgtgttgtctatagcccagttctccaatttatcaagatccctctgaattgcAGCTCTATCCCCTTGCTTTTTGTCATCTGCCAATTTGATCAGGATGCTCTCTAgacctacatccaggtcattaataaagatgttaaacaccgGACCTAGAACAGACCCTTGTGGGACctacttgagacctccctccaatttGACATCATCCCATTAATAGTTAATCTTTGTTTGTGGTtctttaaccaattatgtatccacttaatggtagttctgccaaACCCATATTTCTCCAGCTTacctatcagaatgtcatgtgggattgtatcaaaagccttgctgaagtccatgTACATAAattatgtccaccacattccTCCTATCCCCCAGACCAGGGGTCTGGCTGTTTGACCAGGTAGTAAGTTACCAGGATGGCTCCcatccacctcctcccacttATGTGTAGCCAGGAGATTCTGACAACTTCATCTGGATGAGGATTTTGCAATTGCCATCTATGCCTTTGTCACCCCAAGACTAAACTGGTGCAGTGTGCTATATATTTTAAATCCATCTGAAAACCGAATATGACATAGAAGTCGACCACCTGTTTGTGAAGTATCTCACTATGGGATCTGCCTCTGTGAGACACCCGTCTTCTCTCCCAGAGATATTCTGCCACAGGGACTGTCAGCAGAGGGGCTTGAGCTAGAGTCTCCTAGAGATAAATGAGAGGGATTTGCTGACAGGGCATTCTCCATGAGGGGCTGACACACAGAGGTGGCTCACTGCTCTATGGCAGCAACAcctgtcaggcctgacatacaCACTACACCTAACATACTGTTGCTATGATATATACCCCAAATGATACAATGTAATATACCACCAGAAAACTCacaactcactgatcattaatattagtGTGTGGTGTATCTTACAGGAAAAACGCAAAATTACAAATGTGCTGAAACTATGTTCTTACGGCGGGCAGGCAGGACATAGGGTATCCCAACCTGGACAACGGAATGTGGTTCTGCCAACTTTACAGTGTCTCCAAGGTTAACCTCAGAGGTCAAGAAAAACAATGTTTCTTCCTcccccttgtaacaaccttttacatactcgAAAACTGTGAACatttcccctctcagtcttctcttctccagactaaacaaacccaattttttcaatcttccctcataggacatgttttctagaccttcaatcatttttgttgctcttctctggactttctccaatttgcccacacacttcctgaaatgtggcacccagaactggacacaatactccacttgaggcctaaccagagtggagtagagtggaagaattacttcttgtgtcttgcttacaacactcctgctactacattccagaatgatattcactttttttgcaagagcgttacactgttgactcatatttagcttgtggtccactctgacccccagatcccttactgcagtacttcttcctaggcagtcattttctaCTTTGTATGCGTGCCACTGATTGGTCCTTcctggagtactttgcatttatccatattgaatttcatcctatttacttcagaccatttctccagtttgtccagatcatttggaattttaatcctatctgcCAAAGCACTtggaaccccctcctcccccaagcttggtatcgtccacaaactttataagtttcagagtagcagccatgttagcctgtattcgcaaaaagaaaaggagtacttgtggcactttagagactaaccaatttatttgagcataagcatgcgatgaagtgagctgtagcccacgaaagcttatgctcaaataaattggttagtctctaaggtgccacaagtactccttttctttttgcaaactttataagtgtattttctattccattatctaaatcattgatgaagatattgaacagaaccggacccaaaaCTGATACCTGTAGgatcccactcgttatgcccttccagcatgattgtgaaccactgataactagtctctgggaacggttttgcacccaccttatagcagctccatctagattgcattTATTTATGAGAGATTTATGATAGATGCTTTTTTATTTATAACAGATGCTTTTATCTTTTTGTCCCTctacaaaatgaaataaataaaccTAGAGTTAAGTTTGGTAGGTGACAAAGCCATTACAAACCCCCTTACCAGGAAGCCCACAGCTAAGAAAGCGTGAGTATTAAAGTACAGAAATGATAAGTGAAGTTAAGGTAGGTGATGGCCGGACAAACCTTTGTGACAGGGGCATTAAGGCAGAGAGCACATATCAGCAACTTGAAGGCAAAACTCCTTACAGAAACGTTGCAGTTAGTGTAAAGAACAGCAATGCAATGCTCCGCCCCCATCTGCCCTGACCTATCTACCACTTTTGACACAGTTGGCTGGGGCCCGGTATTTGTACCGGTAGCGTGGGCCCCTTCTGAGGGCCTTAAGCACCACCTTGACcctgcctctctccactgtgtaacaACAGAGCTAAtgacaggtctcagagtagcagccgtgttagtctgtatccgtaaaaagaacaggaggccttgtggcaccttagagactaacccatttattagagcatcagctttcgtgagctgcatccgatgaagtgggctgtagcccacgaaagctgatgctctaataaatgggttagtctctaaggtgccacaaggcctcctgttcttttaacagaGCTAATTTAGCCTCAAGTAAGGGTCTTGTTACACGCGGCCGGGCTGCAATCGCTGATACCGAGGTCTAAGCAGTAGGGAAAAACCTACAGACTCCTCTTCTGAACTCCCTGTCCCGCCTTGGCTTGTGACCGTCCTCCCTGGCTCCCCCCCGCCTCCGCAATCGGTCCTTCAGCGTGTCCTCGGGCGGATCCTCGCCGCCCTCCCACCAGCCCTCGGCAGGGGCGCCCCAGGGCTGCGTCCTCGGTCCGCTCCCCACCCAGGGGCCCTGCCGGGAGGACACTCAACCGCCCACCCGCTTCAGCGCCGGTCGCTCCGCCGGACTCGCGGCCCTGCCTCTGCGCCCGGAGCGCCCTCCCGGCCCGGCTGCGCCCGCCGGGCTGCCCCGCGCTGCCACCCCGCAGGCGCGCCGGGACCCGCCCGGCCGGACCCACCTGTGCGGCCGGCGGCGCGCGCCTTCCGCTTCCGGTGACGGCATCAGCGTGCGCCGCCGGGGGGGGGCCGGAAGTCAGGGAGCGACGGCGGCCGTGGGCGGCCTGTCCGCGGGCCGGGCTCTGCGCTGACCCGGGCCCAGgctggggccgggccgggccgggccgcgccgCGATGCTGTTCTCGCTGCGGGAGCTGGTCCAGTGGCTGGGCTTTGCCACCTTCGAAATCTTCCTGCACGTCCTGGCGCTGCTGGTCTTCTCCGTCCTGCTCGCGCTGAAGGTGGATAACGGCGGCGCGGAGCTGTCCTGGTGGAAAGTTTTCATCCCCTTCTTCGCTGCCGACGGCCTGAGCACGTACTTCACCACCATCGTCTCCGTGCGGCTCTTCCAGGACGGGGAGAAGCGCCTGGCGGTCCTTCGCCTCTTCTGGATCCTCACCATCCTGAGCCTCAAGTTCGTCTTTGAAATGCTCTTATGTCAGAAACTAGTAGAGCAGACCAGGGAGCTCTGGTATGGACTCATTATGTCCCCCGTCTTCATCCTGCTCCAGCTCCTCATGATCCGAGCCTGCAGAGTAAACTGAAGAACCGGGGCACCGAGGGTTTGAACCTGCTACCCCAGCACTGAAGTATTCACCCCAACCGAAGAGTTAATCGAGCTTTGCGGCTTAGTTTTTGGCAACTTTGTAGTAAATCTCTTTGGCCATGTAAATCTGAGGTGTGAGAAGACGCTTTTGTACTTCGTTAAATTATTACATAATATTGGCCCTGTGTTTCCCCAAAACATATATTTATGTTGTGTCATTCATCTAAGGTGCATGTCACACCTTGGTGTTAATGTTAAAATGTCACttgttttgtaataaaaatgtatagATGATATTTAGTGGTCTCATTTATAAGCTCTCTTCTTTAGAAAGCCAGTACTTGTAACCATTGCCTGGGAATGTTTGTAACTCTAGGGCTGACTAtgtcttgaccaagaaatttggaccttgacaaaaaataattgactacccctgctctgGGTTAGTtaaatctgccacagacttgATAGCTGAAAAGCATATGCAGCTGTTGGTGTACCAGTCCCACACGATCAGTTTGTGAAAACCTGTGCTCCAACATGTATGCAGGGTTCATGACCTcagacaggaaaaaaacccagtctTTATAGAACAAGAACTGAAGCAGTTTGACAGGGGTGTTTTCTGTGCAGATCAGTGTGTTGAATATACAAGAATAAGAAACTCCCAGTACAGAAGAGACTCTGAATTGCCAAATAGCCTGATGTTCTGAAGTGTGGGTTCATCCCTTACTCTGCTTTGAGAGTCTCAtaattgcagccaatgggaataTTTCCCCCATTTCATAGCTACTTCAGTGCCTAGGGTCAGTGGACTATAAAGTAACTGGCTGTTTTCCTGTTTGCTGGGAATTTGAGATAGCCCTCTACCATTATTTTTAGTGTCATTCATTCTGCGTACTGCATTTCTGTTTGGAGGATGGATCATGTTCTGCTCAGCTGTTGTGGTGCCTCTCAACTGATGTTTGATACTGCACTTCCTTACTGCTTAGTAACTGTTCCTATGTGCAACTGTGGATATGTCACTCTTCATATTTGGGAATATAAACTTTGTTTGCATGttcccaaaattttaaaaatgtggtctATGTTAATTTCCTTTGATTTTGGAAGGGTTCTGCTTCCCCGCCTCTCCCCCACTGTGCTCTTTCAAACGGGGTGAGTGAAGGATACAGGATCTTAAGTTTTGTTGCAACTCCaattcttattttctttgttttaaagtatttattctgttcctccccctccagcctttttttttttaaactggttccAGGTGCATCTAATACAGGAGGCTGTGCAGCTGTGTATATTCctgtagtttcagagtaacagccgtgttagtctgtattcgcaaaaagaaaggagtacttgtgccaccttagagactaaccaatttatttgagcatgagctttcgtgagctacagctcacttcatcggatgcatactgtggaaactgcagcagactttatatacacacagagatcatgaaacaatacctcctcccaccccactgtcctgctggtaatagcttatctaaagtgatcatcaagttgggccatttccagcacaaatccaggttttctcaccctccacccccccacacacaaactcactctcctgctggtaatagcccatccaaagtgacaactctctacacaatgtgcatgataatcaaggtgggccatttcctgcgcaaatccaggttctctAGTGTTTTTCAAGGCAGTAACATGCAGGTCATCAGCATCTCATAATCTTTATTTCATGCCTGTGAACTGCTGAGGAAGAGTACTAATGTTGCCTTAGTACCCAAGGAAaacaagctgagattttccaacTAGACAGAGAAAGTTTCATGGGCCTGAACTAAATGGAAAGCCCTGCATTGGACCAGGTAAACATATCTGAGAATGGTACATGGGAGAGATGGAAAATGACCTATTACAATACACCCAGGCAGTCCTGTCCCCTCCCAGGGATGGGGGCTGTATGGGATTGGACTGCCAGGCAGTCTGGCTCCCTGACTCAGCAGGGGCTGTGTGGGATTAGTCAGTACCCCTCTGCTGTCACATCGGTGAGCATGTCCTGCTTCTGCACCCTGCTATTACACAGTTGAGTCCTCAGCCCAGTGGTGCCATGCAGTCTTTGCTAATAGATCTTGGCTGTGTGGAATTCAGAGGGACCCCTTGATGGTAGTGCTTTGGTTCGCATACCACAGGATGTGCACGGGATTAATACCTTGATGGCTGGATGATCTTGATAAAGCAGAATTCCAGTGTGTCCGAAAGGTTTCCACGCATTGTTATCAGAACTAACCAAACACTACCTGGTGAGTGCATTTGAGTATGCATGGTGGTCACATTAATTTTCATTCTGCAAATACAGACTCTTGTTAGCCCCCACTTCAATGATGCCTACAAGGACCTAACCACCTAACAACAGCCAGGTAGCAGGTTAACTTGGGAAAGTGAAAATATCTGTATATCATTTGAGCTTTGTAGTGTCAGGATGTGGCAAATCATTAGCTCTTCCTGCATCTCCAAACTCTCTTTCTGTTTCCTTCAGAGtctaaactctttgggacagaggcAGATCTTTTGTACAGCAGCACACTGATGTTATCCAAAACAAACACTAAATCCTCCTG
The DNA window shown above is from Lepidochelys kempii isolate rLepKem1 chromosome 16, rLepKem1.hap2, whole genome shotgun sequence and carries:
- the TMEM203 gene encoding transmembrane protein 203, giving the protein MLFSLRELVQWLGFATFEIFLHVLALLVFSVLLALKVDNGGAELSWWKVFIPFFAADGLSTYFTTIVSVRLFQDGEKRLAVLRLFWILTILSLKFVFEMLLCQKLVEQTRELWYGLIMSPVFILLQLLMIRACRVN